The Pseudomonas sp. R4-35-07 genome contains a region encoding:
- the dcd gene encoding dCTP deaminase, whose product MSIKSDKWIRRMAQEHGMIEPFVERQIRGEGDARVISYGVSSYGYDVRCADEFKVFTNINSAIVDPKNFDEKSFVDVKSDVCIIPPNSFALARTVEFFRIPRDVLTICLGKSTYARCGIIVNVTPLEPEWEGHVTLEFSNTTTLPAKIYANEGVAQMLFLQSDEACEVSYKDRAGKYQGQRGVTLPRA is encoded by the coding sequence ATGAGCATCAAATCGGACAAGTGGATTCGCCGCATGGCGCAGGAACACGGCATGATCGAACCGTTCGTCGAGCGCCAGATCCGTGGCGAAGGCGACGCGCGCGTGATTTCGTACGGGGTTTCCAGCTATGGCTACGACGTGCGTTGCGCCGATGAATTCAAGGTGTTCACCAATATCAACTCGGCGATTGTCGATCCGAAGAACTTCGACGAAAAAAGCTTCGTCGACGTCAAGAGCGATGTCTGCATCATCCCGCCAAACTCCTTCGCCCTGGCCCGCACCGTGGAGTTCTTCCGTATCCCGCGTGACGTATTGACCATCTGCCTGGGTAAAAGCACCTACGCCCGTTGCGGCATCATCGTCAACGTGACCCCGCTGGAACCCGAGTGGGAAGGCCATGTGACCCTGGAGTTCTCCAACACCACCACCTTGCCGGCGAAAATCTACGCCAACGAAGGCGTCGCGCAAATGCTCTTCCTGCAGTCGGACGAGGCGTGTGAAGTGTCCTATAAGGACCGTGCCGGCAAGTATCAGGGCCAGCGTGGCGTCACGCTCCCACGCGCTTGA
- the pdeM gene encoding ligase-associated DNA damage response endonuclease PdeM: protein MVCSVTIEGEQLWLLADKAVYWPARQYLLIADAHFGKASAYRSLGQPVPQGTTSENLQRLDRLLAAFACARVIFLGDFLHGPGSHASGTLGALRAWRARYAELPITLIRGNHDQRAGDPPADLNIEVVTEPLLIGPFALQHEPDAHPSHHVLAGHVHPVYRLRGKGRQSLRLPCFQIGKRVSLLPAFGAFTGGYAVELDDERRIFVIGDHEVWPVQ, encoded by the coding sequence ATGGTGTGTTCGGTAACGATTGAGGGTGAGCAATTGTGGCTGCTGGCGGACAAGGCGGTGTACTGGCCGGCGCGCCAATACCTGCTGATCGCCGACGCTCACTTCGGCAAGGCCTCGGCCTACCGCAGCCTCGGGCAACCCGTACCCCAGGGCACTACGAGCGAAAACCTGCAGCGCCTGGATCGGTTGCTGGCGGCCTTTGCCTGCGCTCGGGTGATCTTCCTCGGAGATTTCCTCCACGGCCCAGGCTCCCACGCCAGCGGCACCCTGGGCGCACTCAGGGCCTGGCGAGCGCGTTACGCTGAGTTGCCGATCACGTTGATTCGCGGCAATCACGATCAACGCGCAGGCGATCCGCCTGCCGATCTGAACATAGAGGTGGTGACGGAGCCACTATTGATAGGGCCATTCGCGCTACAGCACGAACCGGACGCCCATCCCAGCCATCACGTGCTGGCGGGGCATGTCCATCCGGTGTATCGCTTGCGCGGCAAGGGCCGGCAGAGCCTGCGCCTGCCGTGCTTCCAGATTGGCAAACGCGTCAGCCTGCTGCCGGCGTTTGGCGCCTTTACCGGCGGTTACGCAGTGGAACTGGACGATGAGCGCCGAATCTTTGTGATCGGCGATCATGAGGTCTGGCCGGTTCAGTGA